A portion of the bacterium genome contains these proteins:
- a CDS encoding aspartate aminotransferase family protein: MPDLKTAIHESYTHWSPNSAQLIEEARRCFPGGDTRMSAHYAPYPLFIERAEGSRLFDADGHELIDFMNNYTSLILGHANPKIVDAVSEQMARGSAYAAPTRSQVDLARLIRERVPSVEQLRFTSSGTEATLMTLRCARAFSGRGKIMKMEGGYHGSYELAEVSLAPLPGLAGPLDAPQPVPIDRSHSESVLGDVVICPYNEPERARALIERHAHELAAVIVEPVLGSMGMIPATREFLQTLRETTRDNDVLLIFDEVISLRLAPGGAQALQGVIPDLTAMGKIIGGGLPIGAFGGSEELMRVFHPDERQPVMHASTFSGNPLSMAAGAATLPQVDDELTRRIDALGVRLREGFDGAFARQGVRGRTSGIGSLSNVHLTDSSLDNPRDSIAGMVSSRFVNGLLHLLMLQRGIASASRLMYCTSAAMNESDVDRAIDALDDALVELKPGLQREMPHLLI; the protein is encoded by the coding sequence ATGCCCGACCTGAAGACTGCGATCCACGAGAGCTATACGCACTGGTCGCCGAACTCGGCGCAACTGATCGAGGAAGCACGGCGCTGCTTCCCGGGCGGCGATACGCGTATGAGTGCGCACTACGCGCCCTATCCCCTGTTCATCGAACGAGCGGAAGGCAGCCGCTTGTTCGACGCCGACGGTCACGAGTTGATCGACTTCATGAACAACTACACCTCCTTGATTCTCGGGCATGCCAATCCAAAGATCGTCGATGCCGTCAGCGAACAGATGGCGCGTGGCTCTGCGTATGCGGCACCCACGCGGAGCCAGGTGGATCTGGCCCGCCTGATTCGCGAACGGGTTCCCTCGGTTGAGCAACTCCGCTTCACGAGTTCCGGCACCGAAGCCACCTTGATGACCTTGCGTTGCGCGCGCGCCTTCAGCGGACGCGGCAAGATCATGAAGATGGAAGGCGGCTACCACGGTAGTTACGAACTGGCAGAGGTCAGCCTGGCGCCGCTTCCCGGTCTTGCGGGGCCTCTCGATGCCCCGCAACCGGTGCCGATCGATCGGAGTCACTCCGAGAGTGTTCTGGGGGATGTCGTAATCTGCCCGTACAACGAGCCGGAGCGGGCGCGAGCCTTGATCGAGCGTCACGCGCACGAACTCGCGGCGGTGATCGTCGAACCGGTGCTTGGAAGCATGGGCATGATCCCGGCCACACGCGAGTTCCTGCAAACCCTCAGAGAGACGACCCGCGACAACGACGTGCTGCTCATTTTCGACGAAGTGATCAGCCTGCGCCTCGCACCCGGTGGCGCGCAAGCGCTTCAGGGCGTCATCCCGGACCTGACGGCCATGGGCAAGATCATCGGCGGCGGCCTGCCCATCGGCGCCTTCGGTGGATCGGAAGAGTTGATGCGCGTGTTCCATCCCGACGAAAGGCAACCGGTGATGCACGCGAGCACCTTCAGCGGAAACCCGCTTTCGATGGCGGCCGGCGCAGCGACCTTGCCGCAGGTCGATGATGAGTTGACGAGGCGAATCGATGCACTCGGTGTCCGCCTGCGCGAAGGTTTCGACGGGGCATTCGCGCGCCAGGGCGTACGCGGGCGGACCTCGGGAATCGGCTCGCTGTCGAACGTGCATCTGACCGATTCCTCCCTCGACAACCCGCGCGACAGCATCGCGGGCATGGTCTCGTCCCGTTTCGTGAACGGACTGCTGCACCTGCTGATGCTGCAACGCGGAATCGCGAGTGCCAGCCGGCTCATGTACTGCACGTCTGCGGCCATGAACGAGAGCGACGTGGATCGCGCAATCGACGCACTGGACGACGCACTGGTTGAGCTCAAACCGGGCCTGCAACGAGAAATGCCCCACCTCCTGATCTGA
- a CDS encoding nitroreductase family deazaflavin-dependent oxidoreductase produces the protein MTKPSSKSKPISEGQLKVMKWIMNPFSRFNARRYIKSKGASMGTFGGRDICVASMIGAKSGKRRDVPLMYVPFNRGVILVASLGGAPKHPTWFYNLVKNPDIDVHVKGETLALRARRATPDEKAEVWPICCEHYPEYATYQARTDRDIPVFICEPRP, from the coding sequence ATGACCAAACCCAGTTCCAAATCCAAGCCGATCAGCGAAGGCCAGTTGAAGGTGATGAAGTGGATCATGAATCCATTCTCGCGTTTCAATGCGCGCCGCTACATCAAATCAAAAGGCGCGAGCATGGGTACGTTTGGCGGTCGCGATATCTGTGTCGCGTCGATGATTGGCGCCAAATCGGGTAAACGACGCGACGTACCCCTGATGTACGTGCCGTTCAACCGAGGCGTGATCCTGGTGGCATCGCTAGGCGGCGCTCCGAAACACCCGACCTGGTTTTACAACCTGGTCAAGAATCCGGATATCGACGTCCACGTGAAGGGCGAAACACTGGCTCTGCGTGCACGTCGTGCGACTCCCGACGAAAAGGCCGAGGTCTGGCCTATCTGCTGCGAGCACTACCCGGAATATGCGACCTATCAGGCCCGCACCGATCGGGACATCCCCGTGTTCATCTGCGAGCCACGCCCCTAG